In Phacochoerus africanus isolate WHEZ1 chromosome 1, ROS_Pafr_v1, whole genome shotgun sequence, the following are encoded in one genomic region:
- the PKNOX1 gene encoding homeobox protein PKNOX1 isoform X2 codes for MVKAIQVLRIHLLELEKVNELCKDFCSRYIACLKTKMNSETLLSGEPGSPYSPVQAQQIQSAITGTLSPQGIVVPASALQQGNVTMATVAGGTVYQPVTVVTPQGQVVTQALSPGTIRIQNSQLQLQLNQDLSILHQDDGSSKNKRGVLPKHATNVMRSWLFQHIGHPYPTEDEKKQIAAQTNLTLLQVNNWFINARRRILQPMLDSSCSETPKTKKKTAQNRPVQRFWPDSIASGAAQPAASELTMSEGAVVTITAPVTMNVDSLQSLSSDGATLAVQQVMMAEQSEDESVDSTGDGGAALAPGHLGGLVLENSDSLQ; via the exons ATGGTGAAAGCCATCCAGGTTTTGCGTATTCACCTTCTCGAGCTGGAGAAGGTGAACGAGCTCTGCAAAGACTTCTGCAGTCGCTACATCGCCTGTCTGAAGACGAAGATGAACAGTGAGACCCTCCTGAGCGGGGAGCCTGGCAGCCCCTACTCCCCCGTCCAGGCCCAG CAGATCCAGAGTGCCATCACGGGCACGCTCAGCCCCCAGGGAATCGTGGTGCCGGCATCCGCGCTGCAGCAGGGGAACGTCACCATGGCAACAGTGGCAG GGGGCACAGTCTATCAGCCTGTCACAGTCGTCACTCCCCAAGGCCAAGTGGTGACACAGGCATTGTCGCCTGGCACGATCCGGATCCAGAACTCCCAG ctTCAGTTACAGTTAAACCAAGACCTGAGCATCTTGCATCAAGACGACGGCTCCTCCAAAAACAAGAGGGGGGTTCTGCCCAAGCACGCCACCAACGTCATGAGGTCCTGGCTCTTCCAGCACATCGGG CATCCCTACCCGACAGAAGACGAGAAGAAACAGATCGCGGCTCAGACGAATCTGACGCTGCTCCAAGTTAACAACTG GTTCATCAACGCCAGAAGACGAATCTTGCAACCGATGTTGGATTCTAGTTGTTCAGAGactccaaaaacaaagaaaaaaactgctcAGAACAGGCCTGTCCAGAGGTTCTGGCCCGACTCCATCGCCTCGGGGGCCGCCCAGCCAGCCGCCAGTGAGCTGACCATGTCAGAAG GAGCTGTCGTGACGATCACCGCCCCCGTGACCATGAACGTGGACAGCCTGCAGTCCCTGTCGTCGGACGGGGCCACGCTGGCGGTGCAGCAGGTGATGATGGCGGAGCAGAGCGAGGACGAGTCGGTGGACAGCACGGGGGACGGCGGGGCGGCGCTGGCCCCCGGCCACCTGGGCGGGCTGGTCCTGGAGAACAGCGACTCCCTGCAGTAG